Proteins encoded in a region of the Gemmatimonadota bacterium genome:
- a CDS encoding PDZ domain-containing protein, whose amino-acid sequence MKSLIYRYLILSTLIMLLCLHIGMVTWSTIRLAKIDRWSSGIQLRGSETISTGGSSKGAVSRLHEGTWLQLFFIQWAGGFIVERVTPDSPADQAGLRAGDKLLSINGMDLELNPSSYFQAHSENRPRARLHRTRTREGRLPPSIHTLA is encoded by the coding sequence TTGAAATCGCTTATCTACCGATACCTGATACTGAGTACGCTGATCATGTTGTTGTGCCTGCACATCGGCATGGTTACCTGGTCGACGATTCGACTGGCCAAGATCGACCGCTGGTCGTCCGGCATCCAGCTTCGGGGGAGTGAGACGATATCTACGGGAGGATCGTCGAAAGGTGCGGTCAGCCGTCTTCACGAAGGCACCTGGTTACAACTCTTTTTTATACAGTGGGCAGGAGGTTTTATCGTCGAACGCGTCACGCCCGACAGCCCCGCCGATCAAGCGGGTCTGCGGGCAGGCGACAAACTCTTATCTATCAACGGCATGGATCTGGAATTGAATCCTTCCTCCTACTTTCAGGCGCACTCGGAGAACAGACCCCGGGCCCGCCTCCACCGCACACGCACTCGGGAGGGCCGGCTACCCCCCAGCATCCACACGCTCGC